A window from Saccharomyces eubayanus strain FM1318 chromosome XIV, whole genome shotgun sequence encodes these proteins:
- the FPR1 gene encoding peptidylprolyl isomerase FPR1 — protein MSEVIEGNVKIDRLSPGDGATFPKTGDLVTIHYTGTLENGQKFDSSVDRGSPFQCNIGVGQVIKGWDVGIPKLSVGEKARLTIPGPYAYGPRGFPGLIPPNSTLVFDVELLKVN, from the coding sequence ATGTCTGAAGTAATTGAAGGTAACGTCAAAATTGACAGATTATCCCCAGGTGACGGAGCCACCTTCCCAAAGACTGGTGATTTGGTTACTATCCACTACACCGGTACTTTAGAAAACGgccaaaaatttgattcCTCCGTTGACAGAGGTTCTCCATTCCAATGCAACATTGGTGTCGGCCAAGTCATCAAAGGTTGGGATGTTGGTATTCCAAAGTTGTCTGTTGGTGAAAAGGCTAGATTGACCATCCCAGGCCCATACGCTTATGGCCCACGTGGTTTCCCAGGTTTGATTCCACCAAACAGTACTTTGGTTTTCGACGTTGAGTTGTTGAAGGTCAACTAG
- the SRV2 gene encoding adenylate cyclase-binding protein: MPDSKYTMQGYNLVKLLKRLEEATARLEDVTIYQEGYIQSKLDASKTNVSSNSGTSTSRAPTKGSSLENVPEVQEDPKCVTAFQTYINENIDRLVELSGKIDAVVLDALHLLKGGFQSQLIFLRAAVKSKKPDYSSQTFADSLRPINENIIKLGQLKESNRQSKYFAYLSALSEGAPLFSWVAVDTPVSMVTDFKDAAQFWTNRILKDFRESDPIAVEWVKTFLTAFDNLKTYIKEYHTTGVSWKNDGMEFADAMAQSANTTPVPSAPASTNSQTGSSAAAPPPPPPPAPPASVFEISNDAPSSSNNSGNVGIGAVFAELNQGEDITKGLKKVDKSQQTHKNPELRHSSTVSSAEGKTGPPPRPKKPSTLKTKKPPRRELVGNKWFIENYENDTESLVIEANRDESIFIGKCSQVLVQIKGKVNAISLSETESCSVVLDSSISGMDIIKSNKFGIQVNHSVPQISIDKSDGGNIYLSKESLNTEIYTSCSTAINVNLPIGEDDDYVEFPIPEQMKHNFADGKFKSAVFEHAG; this comes from the coding sequence ATGCCCGACTCTAAATATACAATGCAAGGTTATAACCTTGTTAAACTATTGAAAAGGTTAGAAGAAGCCACCGCTAGATTGGAGGATGTTACCATTTACCAAGAAGGTTACATTCAAAGCAAATTAGACGCTTCCAAGACGAACGTATCTAGCAACTCGGGTACTTCCACCAGCAGAGCACCTACAAAGGGTTCTTCTTTAGAGAACGTTCCAGAAGTCCAAGAAGATCCGAAATGCGTTACTGCCTTCCAGACTTatattaatgaaaacattGATAGGTTGGTAGAGCTATCAGGGAAGATCGATGCAGTGGTCTTAGATGCTTTGCATTTGCTAAAAGGAGGATTTCAATCCCAGttgattttcttgagaGCTGCTGTAAAGTCTAAGAAACCGGATTATTCCTCTCAAACATTTGCTGATTCTTTGAGACCCATCAACGAAAACATCATAAAACTGGGTCAATTGAAGGAATCGAACCGTCAAAGTAAGTACTTTGCATATTTGAGTGCTTTATCTGAAGGTGCTCCTTTATTCTCTTGGGTCGCAGTGGACACCCCGGTATCCATGGTCacagatttcaaagatgcAGCACAGTTCTGGACCAATAGAATTTTGAAGGATTTCAGAGAATCCGATCCCATCGCCGTTGAATGGGTCAAGACTTTCTTGACCGCttttgataatttgaaaacttaCATCAAAGAGTATCATACTACTGGTGTGTCTTGGAAGAACGACGGTATGGAGTTTGCCGATGCTATGGCTCAATCGGCAAATACAACACCAGTTCCATCAGCGCCAGCTTCAACTAATTCACAAACAGGCAGTTCAGCAGCCGCACCACCACCTCCTCCTCCACCGGCACCACCAGCTTCTGTGTTCGAAATTTCTAACGATGCTCCCTCGAGTAGCAATAATTCTGGTAACGTCGGTATTGGTGCTGTTTTTGCTGAATTAAACCAAGGTGAAGACATCACTAaaggtttgaaaaaagtagatAAATCTCAACAAACTCACAAGAACCCTGAACTGCGTCACTCTTCCACTGTTTCCTCCGCGGAAGGTAAAACTGGTCCACCACCAAGACCAAAGAAGCCATCGACATTAAAAACTAAGAAACCTCCAAGAAGGGAATTAGTGGGTAACAAGTGGTTTATCGAGAACTACGAAAACGACACCGAGTCTCTAGTTATTGAGGCTAACAGAGATGAGTCTATCTTCATAGGTAAATGTTCTCAAGTACTTGTTCAAATCAAAGGTAAGGTCAACGCTATCTCATTGAGCGAAACTGAATCATGCAGCGTGGTTCTTGATTCCAGTATTTCTGGAATGGATATCATTAAATCAAATAAGTTTGGTATTCAAGTTAACCATTCGGTACCTCAAATTTCTATCGATAAATCGGATGGCGGTAACATCTATTTATCTAAGGAATCTTTGAACACCGAAATATACACTTCTTGTTCAACTGCCATCAATGTTAACTTACCAATCGGAGAAGACGATGATTATGTGGAATTTCCAATCCCTGAACAAATGAAGCATAACTTCGCCGATggcaaattcaaatctgCCGTTTTTGAACATGCTGGTTAA
- the NAM9 gene encoding mitochondrial 37S ribosomal protein uS4m — translation MPRKANLLKSLARGRVRTSFNKYNLFNLYKKGSVDLKSKSLYQQKWTAKQETRAYHGEHLTEKRWQNAFKPKLDSVAQLDASLRGGEIKETPFLLQTFAVLEKRLDFALFRAMFASSVRQARQFILHGNVRVNGTKMKHPNYTLKPGDVFSVKPDKVLEALGAKKPSFEEGLAVDKTQITLWNKYVKEAKTNSKEVWDKKLKKLETMSDSNPKKLQFQEFLKQYNKNLESQQYNALKECTQEGMLSKLLNVEKEMGKLDNEPLSIDELKKGLPEIQNPQLLQSVHSAYQDFFNSGELKRENLFKLKSEEISSWAADFLSLNEATKKELSDGAKSSIRSGKKTLSECAKLWTKDITAHFKTRMSDTSNGSIAFDPKWAKDLKYHDPLKTSELESDEQKARGLINLPWQRNHVYGRQDAKKPFFTPWKPRPFLSPFAILPHHLEISFKTCHAVYLRDPVARPGQSEVISPFDVPVHERAYMYYLRNGK, via the coding sequence ATGCCAAGAAAGGCCAATTTGCTGAAATCTCTGGCAAGAGGACGAGTACGTACTTCTTTCAATAAGTACAATCTATTCAATTTATACAAAAAGGGCAGTGTGGACTTAAAGTCTAAATCTTTATATCAACAGAAATGGACAGCAAAGCAGGAAACCCGAGCCTATCATGGTGAACATTTGACAGAAAAGAGATGGCAAAATGCTTTCAAACCTAAGTTAGATTCAGTAGCTCAGTTGGATGCTTCATTGCGTGGTGGTGAAATCAAGGAAACTCCATTTTTGTTGCAGACGTTTGCTGTATTGGAAAAAAGACTTGATTTTGCCTTATTTAGAGCTATGTTTGCTTCATCCGTCAGGCAAGCTCGTCAATTCATTTTACATGGTAATGTTCGTGTAAATGGTACAAAAATGAAGCATCCGAATTATACATTAAAGCCTGGGGATGTGTTTAGTGTCAAACCAGACAAAGTTCTTGAGGCCCTAGGTGCCAAAAAACCAAGTTTCGAAGAAGGACTGGCGGTTGATAAGACTCAAATTACTTTATGGAATAAATATGTCAAGGAGGCAAAGACAAACTCAAAAGAAGTTTGGGACAAAAAGCTGAAAAAGCTCGAAACTATGTCAGATTCTAATCCAAAAAAGCTTCAATTccaagaatttttaaaacaatacaacaaaaatttggagTCACAGCAATACAATGCTTTGAAGGAATGTACACAGGAAGGTATGTTGAGCAAGCTGTTGAATGTTGAGAAAGAAATGGGTAAGCTAGATAACGAACCGTTGTCGATAGATGAGCTCAAGAAAGGCCTTCCTGAAATCCAGAATCCTCAGTTATTGCAAAGTGTCCATAGCGCTTATCAAGACTTTTTCAACTCAGgtgaattgaaaagagaaaacctTTTTAAATTGAAATCGGAGGAGATATCTTCATGGGCAGCAGACTTTCTAAGTCTTAACGAAGccacaaagaaagaactaTCTGATGGAGCCAAATCTTCGATTAGATCTGGTAAGAAGACGTTATCAGAATGTGCCAAGTTATGGACTAAAGATATAACTGCTCATTTTAAAACTAGAATGAGCGATACCTCGAATGGATCTATCGCGTTCGACCCCAAATGGGCCAAAGACTTGAAGTATCATGATCCACTTAAGACTTCTGAATTGGAAAGCGACGAGCAAAAGGCACGTGGGTTAATAAATTTGCCATGGCAAAGGAATCATGTTTATGGTAGACAAGACGCCAAAAAACCATTTTTCACACCATGGAAGCCAAGACCGTTTTTATCACCTTTTGCCATTTTACCACATCACTTAGAAATATCTTTCAAGACATGTCATGCTGTATATTTGAGAGACCCTGTTGCGAGACCAGGCCAATCTGAAGTCATTTCGCCATTTGATGTCCCTGTTCACGAACGTGCGTATATGTACTACTTAAGAAACGGTAAATGA
- the FYV6 gene encoding Fyv6p: MSSAANNTSNNTGGKKPLKFVSEGVSNIETQKIREQVEQKKYESEYKRKTRKSLRDQLRSNAISKQKQYNGLVRDRESFTRLSKDELAFYQNSKNEALKKEKELNEYLNAKATSFERKKKALLKGTNATANPEGDVKVKTSLDSNIQIKGIKPLNSRPKIKISIKKLNKKLDK, translated from the coding sequence ATGTCATCTGCGGCCAATAATACGAGTAACAATACAGGAGGCAAGAAACCGTTGAAATTTGTATCGGAAGGAGTAAGCAACATAGAAACCCAGAAGATACGAGAACAAGTGGAGCAGAAGAAATACGAATCAGAGTACAAGAGGAAAACTAGGAAATCCCTGCGAGACCAGCTGAGGTCAAATGCAATCAGTAAACAAAAGCAATACAATGGGTTGGTGAGAGACCGCGAAAGCTTTACCAGGCTGAGCAAAGACGAATTAGCATTCTACCAGAACAGTAAGAATGAGGCGctgaaaaaggaaaaggaactgAATGAGTACTTGAATGCCAAGGCAACTagctttgaaagaaagaaaaaagctttGCTCAAGGGTACTAACGCTACGGCTAATCCAGAAGGGGACGTAAAAGTCAAAACAAGCCTGGATAGCAACATACAAATCAAAGGTATAAAGCCTCTAAATTCGAGGCCAAAGATTAAAATATCcataaaaaaactgaatAAGAAACTAGACAAGTGA
- the EAF7 gene encoding Eaf7p, with protein sequence MAVHWTIVDEIRLLRWASEFKPAGIHKHFHMFCIVERMNSPDKYPVTLLQKETMKLGKVFTATDIWEKLSQSYNLKDIDKRETTFPIATTTDSATNDNDYDDNDKSIHEETLLELNNRIRTRKQDFTLPWDEYGELILENAKKSPTPNEEETQIEPSNDTNGQTPKKTAESPKKTVKKEENKDVEGGKVGDLKESNPNENNSPTLDSKNESMQGLPDDGKDKKTEHSSDEEQKMKNESKAAAPIRKSQRLKRNKEVKFEDEGREEAGEEKEQEEDEGLVKEDYDKVIEEEGEECNGNEEENDEREKSSSSETTNGSESEEADETLESDSDHEREDTEKDLGAKPDSERDTLKRKIENKNEESTQDGEKKNSKAQDEPLARRTRHSSSAGNTSNETSPKRQRRKAGSRKNRTPATRVSSRLRNKK encoded by the coding sequence ATGGCAGTACACTGGACGATTGTAGATGAAATACGACTTCTTAGATGGGCATCCGAATTCAAGCCGGCCGGAATTCATAAGCATTTTCACATGTTTTGTATAGTGGAAAGAATGAACTCGCCAGATAAGTATCCAGTGACATTATTGCAGAAGGAGACCATGAAATTGGGGAAAGTTTTTACCGCTACAGATATATGGGAGAAATTGAGTCAATCTTACAACTTAAAAGACATTGACAAAAGGGAAACTACGTTTCCCATCGCAACCACGACAGATAGTGCGacaaatgataatgattaTGATGATAACGATAAGAGTATTCATGAGGAAACGTTACTAGAGCTGAACAATCGAATAAGGACACGAAAACAAGACTTTACTCTGCCTTGGGACGAATACGGGGAATTGATCTTagaaaatgcaaaaaagaGTCCAACCCCAAATGAAGAGGAAACGCAAATTGAGCCTTCAAATGATACGAACGGTCAAACACCCAAGAAGACGGCTGAAAGTCCTAAAAAAACTGtcaaaaaggaagaaaacaaagatgtGGAAGGTGGAAAAGTAGGTGACCTAAAAGAATCTAACCCAAATGAGAATAATAGCCCTACGCTTGATTCCAAAAACGAATCAATGCAAGGCCTACCAGATGAtggaaaagacaaaaaaacagaacaTTCGAGTGATGAGGAacagaagatgaaaaacgAAAGTAAAGCCGCAGCTCCTATAAGGAAATCTCAAAGgttgaaaaggaacaaaGAGGTAAAATTTGAAGACGAAGGCAGAGAAGAAGcaggagaagaaaaagagcaagaagaagacgaggGATTAGTAAAAGAAGACTATGATAAAGtcatcgaagaagaaggcgaAGAATGTAATGGgaacgaagaagaaaatgatgaacGCGAAAAGTCTAGCTCTTCTGAAACCACGAATGGATCTGAAAGTGAGGAAGCTGACGAAACACTCGAATCTGATTCTGATCATGAGAGGGAGGACACAGAAAAGGACCTAGGTGCAAAGCCTGATTCTGAACGTGACACtttaaaaaggaaaattgaaaataagaaTGAAGAGAGTACACAGGAcggtgaaaaaaagaattccAAAGCTCAGGATGAACCATTAGCGAGAAGAACGAGGCATTCGTCATCTGCAGGGAACACCAGCAATGAAACCTCGCCAAAGAGGCAAAGACGAAAGGCAGGTTCCCGCAAAAATAGGACTCCGGCCACTAGAGTATCCAGTAGGCTtcgaaacaaaaaatag